In one window of Streptomyces griseus subsp. griseus DNA:
- a CDS encoding MFS transporter, producing the protein MTEASPASPPPPPSRLRALLPDLAPWHSSPDFRLLWIQGLITYFGSFMALIALPLQIKHLTGSPLAVGAMGAVELVPLVVFGLYGGALADAVDRRRVILLTEAGLGVLAAILLVNAFLPEPLLWPLYVVAGGVAALAGLQRPALDSLMARIVPHAQQTAAAALNSLRWQIGAIAGPALAGLVVAYAGHGTAYAVTVCTFAVSVVLCLRLSPAPPAKEAAKPSLRGIVEGARYAWSRPVLLGTYAIDLAAMFFAFPNTIFPFLADELDAEWSLGLMYAAGSVGSLALGLTSGWTSRVRRHGLFVVFGAAVWGLAIAAAGWFSSVWVVLLCLGVAGAGDMLSGLGRSTIWNQTIPEELRGRLAGIEVLSYSVGPQLGQVRAGAMAGWTGTRSAIWTGGVACVASVALLTAALPKLVRYDSETDEDAVRRREARVEG; encoded by the coding sequence GTGACCGAAGCTTCCCCTGCCTCACCGCCTCCGCCCCCGTCCCGGCTCCGCGCCCTGCTGCCGGACCTGGCCCCGTGGCACTCCTCGCCGGACTTCCGGCTGCTGTGGATCCAGGGGCTGATCACGTACTTCGGCAGCTTCATGGCGCTCATCGCGCTGCCGCTCCAGATCAAACACCTCACCGGCTCGCCGCTCGCGGTCGGGGCGATGGGGGCGGTGGAGCTGGTGCCGCTGGTGGTCTTCGGGCTGTACGGCGGGGCGCTCGCCGACGCGGTGGACCGGCGCCGGGTCATCCTGCTCACCGAGGCGGGGCTCGGCGTGCTCGCCGCGATCCTGCTGGTGAACGCCTTCCTGCCGGAGCCGCTGCTGTGGCCGCTGTACGTCGTGGCCGGCGGGGTCGCCGCCCTGGCCGGGCTCCAGCGGCCCGCGCTGGACTCCCTGATGGCCCGGATCGTGCCGCACGCCCAGCAGACGGCGGCGGCCGCGCTGAACTCGCTGCGCTGGCAGATCGGGGCGATCGCGGGCCCGGCGCTGGCCGGCCTGGTGGTGGCGTACGCCGGTCACGGCACGGCGTACGCGGTGACGGTCTGCACGTTCGCCGTCTCCGTCGTGCTCTGCCTGCGGCTCTCGCCCGCGCCGCCCGCCAAGGAGGCGGCGAAGCCGTCGCTGCGCGGGATCGTGGAGGGGGCCCGGTACGCCTGGAGCCGGCCGGTGCTGCTGGGGACGTACGCGATCGACCTGGCGGCGATGTTCTTCGCCTTCCCGAACACGATCTTCCCGTTCCTGGCGGACGAGCTGGACGCGGAGTGGTCGCTGGGGCTGATGTACGCGGCGGGCTCGGTGGGCTCGCTGGCGCTCGGGCTGACCAGCGGCTGGACGTCCCGGGTGCGGCGGCACGGGCTGTTCGTGGTGTTCGGGGCGGCGGTGTGGGGGCTGGCGATCGCGGCGGCGGGCTGGTTCTCCAGCGTGTGGGTGGTGCTGCTCTGCCTGGGGGTGGCCGGAGCGGGCGACATGCTGAGCGGTCTGGGGCGCTCCACCATCTGGAACCAGACCATTCCGGAGGAGCTGCGGGGGCGGCTGGCGGGCATCGAGGTGCTCTCGTACAGCGTGGGGCCGCAGCTGGGGCAGGTCCGGGCCGGGGCGATGGCGGGGTGGACCGGGACCCGGTCGGCGATCTGGACGGGCGGGGTGGCGTGCGTGGCGTCGGTGGCGCTGCTGACGGCCGCGCTGCCGAAGTTGGTGCGGTACGACTCGGAGACCGATGAGGATGCGGTGCGGAGGCGGGAGGCCCGGGTGGAGGGGTGA
- the map gene encoding type I methionyl aminopeptidase gives MSGQSLLVPGEITPVRSVPGNIRRPEYVGKPAPTPYTGPEIQDADTIERMRIAGRIAAQAMEEAAKHIAPGVTTDELDRVAHEFMIDHGAYPSTLGYRGFPKSLCSSLNEVICHGIPDSTVLRDGDIVNLDVTAYINGVHGDNNATYLCGDVDEESRLLVERTRESLNRAVKAVKPGRQINVIGRVIESYAKRFGYGVVRDFTGHGINSSFHSGLIIPHYDSPNATTVMQPGMTFTIEPMLTLGTHEYDMWEDGWTVVTKDRRRTAQFEETLVVTETGAEILTLP, from the coding sequence ATGTCTGGCCAGTCGCTTCTCGTACCAGGGGAGATCACTCCCGTCCGTTCCGTACCCGGAAACATCCGGCGTCCCGAGTACGTGGGGAAGCCGGCCCCGACGCCGTACACCGGCCCGGAGATCCAGGACGCCGACACCATCGAGCGGATGCGGATCGCCGGCCGCATCGCCGCGCAGGCGATGGAGGAGGCCGCCAAGCACATCGCCCCGGGCGTCACCACGGACGAACTCGACCGGGTCGCACACGAGTTCATGATCGACCACGGCGCGTACCCCTCCACCCTCGGCTACCGCGGCTTCCCCAAGTCGCTGTGCAGCTCGCTCAACGAGGTCATCTGCCACGGCATCCCCGACTCCACCGTGCTGCGCGACGGGGACATCGTGAACCTGGACGTCACCGCGTACATCAACGGGGTGCACGGCGACAACAACGCCACCTACCTCTGCGGCGACGTCGACGAGGAGTCCCGGCTGCTCGTGGAGCGGACCCGGGAGTCGCTGAACCGGGCCGTCAAGGCGGTCAAGCCGGGGCGGCAGATCAACGTCATCGGCCGGGTCATCGAGTCGTACGCGAAGCGGTTCGGCTACGGCGTCGTGCGCGACTTCACCGGGCACGGGATCAACTCCTCGTTCCACTCCGGCCTGATCATCCCGCACTACGACAGCCCGAACGCCACCACCGTGATGCAGCCCGGCATGACGTTCACCATCGAACCGATGCTGACGCTGGGCACCCACGAGTACGACATGTGGGAGGACGGCTGGACCGTGGTGACGAAGGACCGCAGGCGGACCGCCCAGTTCGAGGAGACGCTGGTGGTCACGGAGACCGGCGCGGAGATCCTCACCCTGCCGTAA
- a CDS encoding heme oxygenase (biliverdin-producing), producing MDATATVTPFSTLIRTASHEQHTEAETSTFMGDLLGGRLGVDAYTRYTEQLWFVYRALEEGAEALRNDPVAGPFIQPELMRSTELERDLAHLRGENWREGLEPLPATAAYAARVTECARTWPAGYIAHHYTRYLGDLSGGQIIRDKAEKTWGFERKGDGVRFYVFEEITNPAAFKRGYRELLDGVNADDLEKQRIVEECKRAFALNTAVFRELGEVFPLSA from the coding sequence TTGGACGCAACCGCCACCGTCACTCCCTTCTCGACGCTCATCCGCACCGCGTCGCACGAACAGCACACCGAGGCCGAGACCTCGACCTTCATGGGTGACCTGCTCGGCGGGCGGCTGGGCGTCGACGCGTACACGCGCTACACCGAGCAGCTGTGGTTCGTCTACCGGGCGCTGGAGGAGGGCGCGGAGGCCCTGCGGAACGACCCGGTCGCCGGGCCCTTCATACAGCCCGAGCTGATGCGCTCCACCGAGCTGGAGCGCGACCTGGCGCACCTGCGCGGGGAGAACTGGCGCGAGGGCCTGGAGCCGCTGCCGGCGACCGCCGCGTACGCCGCCCGGGTCACCGAGTGCGCGCGCACCTGGCCCGCCGGTTACATCGCGCACCACTACACCCGCTACCTCGGCGACCTCTCGGGCGGCCAGATCATCCGCGACAAGGCGGAGAAGACCTGGGGCTTCGAGCGCAAGGGCGACGGCGTGCGGTTCTACGTCTTCGAGGAGATCACCAACCCGGCCGCCTTCAAGCGGGGTTACCGCGAGCTGCTGGACGGGGTGAACGCGGACGACCTGGAGAAGCAGCGGATCGTCGAGGAGTGCAAGCGCGCCTTCGCGCTGAACACCGCGGTCTTCCGGGAGCTGGGCGAGGTGTTCCCGCTCAGCGCGTAG
- a CDS encoding PhzF family phenazine biosynthesis protein produces the protein MNHYDVPRGIDVLRVFCGPDGRHGNALGVVRDGSSHPDEAARQRLTRQLGFSETVFVDDPERGRVDIHTPGLRLPFAGHPLVGAAWLLDLEILELAVGDVFCRQDGEFTWITARPEWAPPRMFQQYATADEVEALPGPPPGEGWLYVWAWEDEAAGRVRARAFPRRGEGIVEDEATGAAAMLLSAHLGRALNITQGRGSQILTAPAPDGTVEVGGRVLMAARAEPRAAASDMTVTTR, from the coding sequence GTGAACCACTACGACGTACCCCGGGGCATCGACGTCCTGCGGGTCTTCTGCGGACCTGACGGCCGCCACGGCAACGCCCTCGGTGTCGTACGCGACGGAAGCAGCCACCCCGACGAGGCCGCCCGGCAGCGGCTGACCCGGCAACTGGGCTTCAGCGAGACCGTGTTCGTCGACGACCCGGAGCGCGGCCGGGTGGACATCCACACCCCCGGGCTGCGGCTGCCGTTCGCCGGGCACCCGCTCGTCGGCGCCGCCTGGCTGCTGGACCTGGAGATCCTGGAACTGGCCGTCGGGGACGTGTTCTGCCGCCAGGACGGGGAGTTCACCTGGATCACCGCACGCCCCGAGTGGGCCCCGCCGCGCATGTTCCAGCAGTACGCCACGGCGGACGAGGTGGAGGCGCTGCCGGGACCGCCGCCCGGAGAGGGCTGGCTCTACGTCTGGGCCTGGGAGGACGAGGCCGCCGGGCGGGTGCGCGCGCGGGCCTTCCCCAGGCGCGGCGAGGGCATCGTCGAGGACGAGGCGACGGGAGCGGCCGCCATGCTGCTCAGCGCACACCTCGGCCGGGCCCTGAACATCACACAAGGACGCGGCTCCCAGATCCTCACAGCACCCGCGCCGGACGGCACGGTGGAGGTGGGGGGCCGCGTCCTGATGGCCGCCCGGGCTGAACCCCGGGCGGCCGCAAGCGATATGACCGTCACTACGCGCTGA
- a CDS encoding HtaA domain-containing protein: protein MAATRRPIALAAAVATAAALGATFALPAFASDSAPAGRAAAADAPAPIALESGTLDWGVRASFRAMIDRMGGTATLADGATKNADGTYKFPLVKGEYDLGTHSVTTGFKGSVHYEAHGGVLDIKLADFKVVTAGRSGKVTVDVTTKSPGEDAVVSDDLEMAELDLTDVAPSNGAAGMTFAGIPATFTKEGAAVFGSAYKEGDVIDPATLTVKPATPTTPPTTPPPTPPVTPPVTPPVTPPVDPKPTGTAEPTPTETAKPASGPVVDGTLDWGLKKSFRSYVVGPIAHGKIETSDGATANADGYRFTKATGALDAEKNTLNAQFKGKVRFLGHETSGEYELDLSLGNLKVDVQGTSGKLLADVSTKDRASGKVNTYTGLAFADLKVPAGALAAKEGVVTLKGIPATLTEDGSKAFSGMYKKGEELDALNAAVSLDKDATLPPGGSTEYKNCAEAEAAGVTPIKKGEPGYAAHLDGDGDGIACESGESTGGSGSAGGSTAGGSTTGGGTVGGSATGGSAGGSGALASTGSDVPTGALIGASGLVVAVGAGVMVAARRRRDATA from the coding sequence ATGGCAGCAACGCGCCGCCCCATAGCCCTGGCAGCAGCCGTCGCCACGGCCGCCGCCCTGGGCGCGACCTTCGCCCTCCCGGCCTTCGCGTCCGACAGCGCCCCCGCGGGCCGTGCGGCCGCGGCCGACGCCCCGGCACCGATCGCGTTGGAGTCGGGCACCCTCGACTGGGGTGTCCGGGCGTCCTTCCGCGCGATGATCGACCGCATGGGCGGCACGGCCACCCTCGCCGACGGCGCCACCAAGAACGCGGACGGCACGTACAAGTTCCCCCTGGTCAAGGGTGAGTACGACCTCGGCACCCACAGCGTCACCACCGGCTTCAAGGGCAGCGTCCACTACGAGGCCCACGGCGGCGTCCTCGACATCAAGCTGGCCGACTTCAAGGTCGTCACCGCCGGCAGGAGCGGCAAGGTCACCGTCGATGTGACCACCAAGTCCCCGGGCGAGGACGCGGTCGTCAGCGACGACCTGGAGATGGCCGAGCTGGACCTCACCGACGTCGCGCCCTCGAACGGCGCCGCCGGCATGACGTTCGCGGGCATCCCCGCCACCTTCACCAAGGAGGGCGCCGCGGTCTTCGGCTCCGCCTACAAGGAGGGCGATGTCATCGACCCCGCCACCCTGACGGTCAAGCCGGCCACCCCGACCACGCCTCCCACCACGCCGCCGCCCACCCCGCCGGTGACGCCCCCCGTGACCCCGCCGGTCACGCCCCCGGTCGACCCGAAGCCGACCGGGACGGCCGAACCGACCCCCACCGAGACCGCCAAGCCGGCCAGCGGCCCGGTCGTCGACGGCACCCTGGACTGGGGCCTCAAGAAGTCCTTCCGCTCGTACGTCGTCGGCCCGATCGCCCACGGCAAGATCGAGACGAGCGACGGCGCCACCGCCAACGCCGACGGCTACCGCTTCACCAAGGCCACCGGCGCCCTCGACGCCGAGAAGAACACGCTCAACGCCCAGTTCAAGGGCAAGGTGCGCTTCCTCGGCCACGAGACCAGCGGCGAGTACGAGCTGGACCTCTCCCTCGGCAACCTGAAGGTCGACGTCCAGGGCACCTCCGGCAAGCTCCTCGCCGACGTCTCCACCAAGGACCGCGCCTCCGGCAAGGTCAACACCTACACCGGACTGGCCTTCGCCGACCTGAAGGTGCCCGCCGGTGCGCTCGCCGCCAAGGAGGGCGTCGTCACTCTCAAGGGCATCCCGGCGACGCTCACCGAGGACGGCTCCAAGGCCTTCAGCGGCATGTACAAGAAGGGCGAGGAGCTGGACGCGCTGAACGCCGCCGTCTCCCTCGACAAGGACGCCACGCTGCCTCCGGGCGGTTCGACGGAGTACAAGAACTGCGCCGAGGCCGAGGCGGCCGGCGTGACGCCCATCAAGAAGGGCGAACCGGGATACGCGGCCCACCTCGACGGCGACGGCGACGGCATCGCCTGCGAGTCCGGCGAGTCCACCGGCGGCTCGGGCTCCGCGGGCGGCTCCACCGCGGGTGGTTCCACCACCGGCGGCGGCACGGTCGGCGGCTCCGCCACCGGCGGTTCCGCCGGCGGCTCCGGCGCCCTGGCCTCCACCGGTTCCGACGTCCCGACCGGCGCCCTGATCGGCGCCTCCGGCCTCGTCGTGGCGGTCGGTGCCGGTGTCATGGTCGCGGCGCGCCGTCGCCGTGACGCCACCGCCTGA
- a CDS encoding HtaA domain-containing protein, whose product MLSSRSARALAVALLAVLLGAMLPAATAQAASRTVQGGRLDWGIKSSFQSYVTGPIAQGSWSLTGGAATVGGSQFRFHSASGSYDPATGAFSSGFSGGVHFTGHRKADGTNELDLVISRPTVRIDGGSGTLFADMVSKERGTGKVTNRSQVPLATLGLGGIDMKGGSTPIALTNVPTTLTAQGASAFAGYYTAGTPLDPISLSVDTKGAPAEPKPSASPSEQKKDEGAEQEKAKKKAGQEKAGRFEDAAVDWGVRRTFREYVTGSIGQGKWTLADGAQDGGALFRFPQGKGTYDAKKQTLDADFGGSIHFTGAHDLDLKFAGVTVAVAKGAGTLSADVTSAGTTRKDVPLITFAARDFAPEDGIAVLTEVPATLTEDGAKAFGSMYRAGTEMDPVSLAVAIDPKAQLPALPDLGSEPTAAAGPTAKPSAEPSAEPVAAASDSGPGAGTYAAIGGGVLLLAAGTFVALRRRRAAGTDAAATGSDAPQTS is encoded by the coding sequence ATGCTGTCGTCCCGATCCGCCCGCGCGCTCGCCGTCGCGCTCCTCGCGGTGCTGCTGGGGGCCATGCTCCCCGCCGCCACCGCGCAAGCGGCCAGCCGCACGGTGCAGGGCGGACGGCTGGACTGGGGCATCAAGTCCTCCTTCCAGAGCTACGTCACCGGCCCCATCGCCCAGGGCAGTTGGAGCCTGACCGGCGGCGCCGCCACGGTCGGCGGCAGCCAGTTCCGCTTCCACTCCGCCAGCGGCTCCTACGACCCGGCGACCGGCGCCTTCAGCTCCGGCTTCTCCGGCGGGGTGCACTTCACCGGCCACAGGAAGGCCGACGGAACCAACGAGCTGGACCTCGTCATCAGCCGCCCCACCGTCAGGATCGACGGCGGCAGCGGCACGCTCTTCGCCGACATGGTCAGCAAGGAGCGGGGGACCGGCAAGGTCACCAACCGCTCCCAGGTGCCGCTCGCCACGCTCGGCCTCGGCGGGATCGACATGAAGGGCGGCTCCACCCCGATCGCCCTCACCAACGTCCCCACGACGCTGACCGCGCAGGGCGCTTCCGCCTTCGCCGGCTACTACACCGCGGGTACGCCTCTCGACCCGATCAGCCTCTCCGTGGACACCAAGGGAGCCCCGGCCGAGCCGAAGCCGTCCGCGTCCCCGTCCGAGCAGAAGAAGGACGAGGGCGCAGAGCAGGAGAAGGCGAAGAAGAAGGCCGGGCAGGAGAAGGCGGGCCGCTTCGAGGACGCCGCCGTCGACTGGGGTGTCCGCCGCACCTTCCGCGAGTACGTCACCGGCTCCATCGGCCAGGGCAAGTGGACGCTCGCCGACGGCGCCCAGGACGGCGGGGCACTCTTCCGCTTCCCGCAGGGCAAGGGCACGTACGACGCGAAGAAGCAGACGCTGGACGCTGACTTCGGCGGCAGCATCCACTTCACCGGCGCCCACGACCTCGACCTGAAGTTCGCCGGTGTCACGGTCGCCGTGGCCAAGGGCGCGGGGACCCTCTCCGCCGACGTCACGAGCGCGGGCACCACCCGCAAGGACGTCCCCCTGATCACCTTCGCCGCCCGGGACTTCGCGCCCGAGGACGGCATCGCCGTCCTCACCGAGGTGCCCGCCACCCTCACCGAGGACGGGGCCAAGGCCTTCGGCTCCATGTACAGGGCGGGCACGGAGATGGACCCGGTCTCGCTCGCCGTCGCCATTGACCCCAAGGCCCAGCTGCCCGCGCTGCCCGACCTCGGCAGCGAGCCGACGGCCGCGGCCGGGCCCACCGCGAAGCCCTCGGCCGAACCCTCCGCCGAACCGGTCGCCGCCGCCTCCGACTCGGGCCCGGGCGCCGGAACGTACGCCGCGATCGGCGGCGGGGTGCTGCTGCTCGCCGCCGGAACGTTCGTCGCGCTGCGCCGCCGCAGGGCCGCCGGTACCGACGCCGCCGCCACGGGCTCCGACGCCCCCCAGACCTCCTGA
- a CDS encoding heme/hemin ABC transporter substrate-binding protein, with product MRITQDLAPQGPDTGRAFGRRPVRGRAGAALTAAMALALLLTGCGGGEDSASTPAKGSADADRVEPLAAAPAPKLPVTVDSADGRKVTVASTDRIVPLTGSLSEIVFTLGFGKQVVARDITATFEQATNLPVVTRAHDVSAESVLSLKPTVVLADTTTGPGEAIDQIRDAGIPLVVVEPAKGLADVGRRIDTVAEALGVPAAGTELKKRTESRIAAVQKTIPDHADGEKPRVAFLYLRGSASVYLLGGAESGASSLLEAAGAVDAGKASGLNKDFTAITSEALAKAAPDAILLMSKGLDSVGGLDGLVKIPGIAETPAGMDRRVVSVDDGVLLNYGPRTDRVLAEIVEQLYPEGGKGR from the coding sequence GTGCGCATCACACAGGACCTCGCCCCTCAGGGCCCGGACACCGGGCGGGCCTTCGGCCGTCGGCCGGTCCGCGGCCGGGCCGGCGCCGCCCTCACTGCCGCGATGGCCCTCGCCCTGCTCCTGACGGGCTGCGGCGGAGGCGAGGATTCCGCGTCGACGCCCGCCAAGGGCTCCGCCGACGCGGACCGGGTGGAGCCGCTGGCCGCCGCGCCCGCCCCGAAGCTGCCGGTGACGGTGGACTCGGCGGACGGCAGGAAGGTCACGGTCGCCTCCACCGACCGGATCGTGCCGCTGACCGGATCGCTCAGCGAGATCGTCTTCACCCTCGGCTTCGGGAAGCAGGTCGTCGCCCGGGACATCACCGCCACCTTCGAACAGGCCACGAACCTCCCGGTGGTGACGCGCGCCCACGACGTCTCGGCGGAGAGCGTCCTCTCGTTGAAGCCGACCGTCGTCCTCGCCGACACCACCACCGGGCCGGGCGAAGCGATCGACCAGATCCGCGACGCGGGCATCCCGCTGGTCGTCGTGGAGCCCGCCAAGGGGCTCGCCGATGTCGGCCGCCGGATCGACACGGTCGCCGAGGCGCTCGGCGTACCGGCCGCCGGCACCGAGCTGAAGAAGCGCACCGAGTCGCGTATCGCGGCCGTGCAGAAGACCATCCCGGACCACGCGGACGGCGAGAAGCCCCGGGTGGCCTTCCTCTATCTGCGCGGTTCGGCCTCCGTCTATCTGCTGGGCGGCGCGGAGTCCGGGGCGAGTTCGCTGCTGGAGGCGGCGGGCGCGGTCGACGCCGGCAAGGCGTCCGGACTGAACAAGGACTTCACCGCCATCACCAGCGAGGCGCTCGCCAAGGCCGCGCCCGACGCGATCCTGCTGATGAGCAAGGGGCTCGACTCGGTGGGCGGCCTGGACGGGCTGGTGAAGATCCCCGGCATCGCGGAGACACCCGCCGGGATGGACCGCCGGGTCGTCTCGGTCGACGACGGCGTGCTGCTGAACTACGGCCCGCGCACCGACCGGGTGCTCGCCGAGATCGTGGAGCAGCTGTACCCGGAGGGTGGCAAGGGCCGGTGA
- a CDS encoding heme ABC transporter ATP-binding protein has product MRTLRELFAVRTRELPSPAAPGSPAVEAVGLSVRLGGRQVLDSVDLTAHAGEVVALVGPNGAGKSTLLAALAADLAPGSGDVLIGGRPATAWTAPELALRRSVLPQSAVLSFPFPVEDVVRMGRAPWAGTELEDEDDTAVAAAMAATEVTRFAARPFSELSGGERARVALARVLAQRAPLMLLDEPTAALDLRHQELVLRICRERAAAGDAVVVVLHDLGLAAAYADRVAVLHDGRIAVVGPPREIFDGELLGEVYRQPVEVFPHPRTGAPLVVPVRH; this is encoded by the coding sequence ATGAGGACGCTGAGAGAGCTGTTCGCCGTACGCACCCGGGAGCTGCCCTCGCCCGCCGCCCCCGGCTCCCCCGCCGTCGAGGCCGTCGGGCTCTCGGTCCGGCTGGGCGGGCGGCAGGTGCTGGACTCCGTCGATCTGACCGCCCACGCGGGCGAGGTGGTGGCGCTCGTCGGGCCCAACGGGGCCGGCAAGTCGACGCTCCTGGCCGCGCTCGCCGCCGATCTGGCCCCCGGCAGCGGCGACGTGCTGATCGGCGGCCGTCCGGCCACCGCCTGGACCGCGCCCGAACTGGCCCTGCGCCGCTCGGTGCTGCCGCAGTCCGCCGTGCTCTCCTTCCCGTTCCCGGTGGAGGACGTCGTCCGGATGGGGCGGGCGCCCTGGGCCGGTACGGAGCTGGAGGACGAGGACGACACGGCGGTGGCGGCGGCGATGGCGGCCACCGAGGTGACCCGGTTCGCCGCCCGCCCCTTCTCCGAGCTGTCCGGCGGCGAGCGGGCCCGGGTGGCGCTGGCCCGGGTGCTGGCGCAGCGGGCCCCGCTGATGCTGCTGGACGAGCCGACGGCCGCCCTGGACCTGCGCCACCAGGAGCTGGTGCTGCGGATCTGCCGGGAGCGGGCCGCCGCCGGGGACGCGGTGGTGGTGGTCCTGCACGATCTGGGTCTGGCGGCGGCGTACGCGGACCGGGTGGCCGTGCTCCACGACGGGCGGATCGCGGTGGTGGGCCCGCCCCGGGAGATCTTCGACGGGGAGCTGCTGGGCGAGGTGTACCGGCAGCCGGTGGAGGTGTTCCCGCATCCGCGTACGGGGGCCCCGCTGGTCGTTCCCGTACGCCACTGA